One part of the Brevundimonas subvibrioides ATCC 15264 genome encodes these proteins:
- a CDS encoding exopolysaccharide biosynthesis protein, whose translation MSDTINRHTDDHRQGFIGLVAGLAEVSGPDGLTLREIRDRLDERAFGLMILILAIPCLVPALYGVPQIVGIPILLLAGQMLVGREEPWLPEALLKRTVSKAMLDRMADFAVKRMGWFERLSRPRLTIFTRGIAEQAAAAFMILATVTIVLPMTNTVPSVALSLLSVGLIQRDGLFVAAGAAVATGWATALTIVAVGFFVGAGWAVGLMAHFTG comes from the coding sequence ATGAGCGATACGATCAACCGGCACACGGACGACCACCGCCAGGGCTTCATCGGCCTGGTGGCCGGTCTGGCCGAGGTCTCGGGCCCGGACGGCCTGACGCTGCGTGAAATCCGCGACCGGCTGGACGAACGGGCGTTCGGCCTGATGATCCTGATCCTGGCCATCCCCTGCCTGGTCCCGGCCCTGTACGGCGTGCCCCAGATCGTCGGCATTCCGATCCTGCTGCTCGCCGGCCAGATGCTGGTGGGGCGCGAAGAGCCGTGGCTGCCCGAGGCGCTGCTGAAGCGGACCGTGTCCAAGGCCATGCTGGACCGGATGGCCGATTTCGCCGTGAAGCGGATGGGCTGGTTCGAGCGGCTGTCGCGGCCCCGGCTGACGATCTTCACGCGGGGCATCGCCGAACAGGCGGCGGCCGCCTTCATGATCCTGGCCACCGTCACCATCGTCCTGCCCATGACCAACACCGTCCCCTCGGTGGCGCTGAGCCTGCTGTCGGTCGGATTGATCCAGCGGGACGGCCTGTTCGTCGCCGCCGGGGCCGCTGTGGCGACCGGCTGGGCGACGGCCCTGACCATCGTGGCCGTGGGCTTCTTCGTCGGGGCGGGATGGGCCGTCGGGCTGATGGCGCACTTCACCGGTTGA
- the hppD gene encoding 4-hydroxyphenylpyruvate dioxygenase: MDDLTAHASTPDATIPAYENPLGVDGFEFVEFTGPDPQAMIRQIEVMGFVQTHVNPKNGVVRMKQGDITFLVHTKPEGHAGEFARDHGPSANGMAFRVNDAKAAFDSAVARGAHPADAHDGGALGEGAYVLRGIGGSLLYIIDAYGETGSLYDSWDEIEGWEEAERKNNVGLHLLDHLTHNVKRGQMRTWSGFYGDVFAFEEQKYFDIKGKATGLFSQAMIAPDRAIRIPLNESQDDNSQIEEFLKRYNGEGIQHIALATDDIFATVEAMRDRGVQFQDTIETYFELIDKRLPNHGHDVERMRKNRILIDGSDEDGLLLQIFTQDTFGPIFFEIIQRKGNEGFGNGNFQALFDSIELDQIRRGVIKVDAH; encoded by the coding sequence ATGGACGACCTGACCGCGCACGCTTCCACGCCCGACGCGACCATCCCCGCCTACGAGAATCCGCTGGGCGTCGACGGTTTCGAGTTCGTGGAGTTCACCGGCCCCGACCCCCAGGCGATGATCCGCCAGATCGAGGTCATGGGCTTCGTCCAGACCCATGTGAACCCGAAGAACGGCGTCGTCCGCATGAAGCAGGGCGACATCACCTTCCTCGTCCACACGAAGCCCGAGGGTCACGCCGGCGAGTTCGCCCGCGACCACGGCCCGTCGGCCAACGGCATGGCCTTCCGCGTCAACGACGCGAAGGCCGCCTTCGACAGCGCCGTGGCGCGCGGGGCCCATCCGGCCGACGCCCACGACGGCGGGGCCTTGGGCGAGGGGGCCTATGTGCTGCGCGGCATCGGCGGCAGCCTGCTCTACATCATCGACGCCTATGGCGAGACCGGCTCGCTCTACGACAGCTGGGACGAGATCGAGGGCTGGGAGGAGGCCGAGCGCAAGAACAACGTCGGCCTGCACCTGCTGGACCACCTGACCCACAATGTGAAGCGCGGGCAGATGCGGACCTGGTCCGGCTTCTACGGCGACGTCTTCGCCTTCGAGGAGCAGAAGTATTTCGACATCAAGGGCAAGGCGACGGGGCTGTTCTCGCAGGCCATGATCGCGCCCGACCGCGCCATCCGCATCCCCCTGAACGAGAGCCAGGACGACAACTCCCAGATCGAGGAGTTTCTGAAGCGCTACAACGGCGAGGGCATTCAGCACATCGCCCTGGCCACCGACGACATCTTCGCCACCGTCGAGGCGATGCGCGACCGTGGCGTCCAGTTCCAGGATACGATCGAGACCTATTTCGAACTGATCGACAAGCGCTTGCCCAACCACGGGCACGACGTGGAGCGGATGCGCAAGAACCGCATCCTGATCGACGGTTCGGACGAGGACGGCCTGCTGCTGCAGATCTTCACCCAGGACACCTTCGGCCCGATCTTCTTCGAGATCATCCAGCGCAAGGGCAACGAGGGCTTCGGCAACGGCAATTTCCAGGCCCTGTTCGATTCCATCGAGCTGGACCAGATCCGTCGCGGCGTCATCAAGGTCGACGCCCATTAG
- a CDS encoding isoaspartyl peptidase/L-asparaginase family protein, with product MITRALAALLAALALGTPVAAQDRPVWSFAIHGGAGVIERANLSPEQDAAYRASLARALEAGAEVLRNGGAALDAVQAAIQLMEDDPLFNAGRGAVFTAAGRNELDAAVMNGADLTAGAVAGLTTTRHPIAAARAVMERSPHVMLIGEGADTFAASVGLEQVDPSFFFTERRWQGLESALRQNNLPIPDRPEGAPAAPVGGLAANDPGMPPLNERKFGTVGAVALDSAGHLAAGTSTGGMTAKRWGRVGDVPVLGAGTYASNRDGCAVSATGDGEYYIRASVARDICARIAGGASGQTAAQAEVDDALSLGGSGGVIVMDAQGVPAFAMTTSGMYRGRIGPDSPATVAIYADER from the coding sequence ATGATCACCCGCGCCCTTGCTGCCCTCCTTGCCGCGCTCGCCCTCGGCACGCCCGTGGCCGCCCAGGACCGGCCGGTCTGGTCCTTCGCCATCCATGGCGGGGCCGGCGTGATCGAGCGGGCCAACCTGTCGCCCGAGCAGGACGCCGCCTATCGCGCGTCGCTGGCGCGCGCGCTTGAGGCCGGGGCCGAGGTGCTGCGGAACGGCGGCGCGGCCCTGGATGCGGTTCAGGCGGCGATCCAGCTGATGGAGGACGACCCCCTGTTCAACGCCGGGCGCGGTGCGGTGTTCACGGCCGCCGGTCGCAACGAACTGGATGCCGCCGTCATGAACGGCGCGGACCTGACGGCCGGGGCGGTCGCGGGCCTGACGACCACCCGCCACCCGATCGCCGCGGCCCGGGCGGTGATGGAGCGCTCGCCCCACGTCATGCTGATCGGCGAGGGGGCCGACACCTTCGCCGCCTCGGTCGGGCTGGAACAGGTCGATCCGTCCTTCTTCTTCACCGAGCGCCGCTGGCAGGGGCTGGAGAGCGCTCTGCGCCAGAACAATCTGCCGATCCCCGACAGGCCCGAAGGCGCGCCGGCTGCCCCGGTCGGCGGACTGGCGGCGAACGATCCGGGCATGCCGCCGCTGAACGAGCGCAAGTTCGGTACCGTCGGGGCCGTGGCCCTGGACAGCGCCGGCCATCTGGCCGCCGGCACCTCGACCGGCGGCATGACCGCCAAGCGCTGGGGCCGGGTCGGGGACGTGCCGGTGCTGGGCGCGGGCACCTATGCCTCCAACCGCGACGGCTGCGCGGTCTCCGCGACGGGCGACGGCGAATACTATATCCGCGCCTCGGTCGCCCGGGACATCTGCGCCCGCATCGCTGGCGGTGCCTCCGGCCAGACGGCGGCCCAGGCCGAGGTCGACGACGCCCTGTCGCTGGGCGGTTCCGGCGGCGTCATCGTCATGGATGCGCAAGGCGTCCCCGCCTTCGCCATGACGACCTCGGGCATGTATCGGGGCCGGATCGGTCCCGACAGCCCCGCGACCGTCGCCATCTATGCGGACGAACGATGA
- a CDS encoding fumarylacetoacetate hydrolase family protein, whose amino-acid sequence MKLASLKHGRDGRLVIVSNDLAWFTDAFLIAPTLQAALDDWDRCEPLLRALAESLEHEAVPRGRFHERDAAAPLPRAYQWADGSAYVNHVELVRKARGAEMPDTFWTDPLMYQGGSDRFLGARDAIPLADESWGCDLEAEIVVVTGDVPQGVTPEHARAHIRLVGLVNDVSLRNLIPGELAKGFGFVQSKPASALSPVFVTPDALGDAWMDGKLHGALSVQLNGAEFGRADAGVDMTFDFGVLIAHLARTRSLVAGSIIGSGTVSNKGADGGPGQPVAQGGLGYSCIAEVRTVETIATGAPVTPFLKHGDTVRIEMLDGRHHSIFGAIEQVVEPV is encoded by the coding sequence ATGAAACTCGCCTCACTGAAGCACGGCCGCGACGGTCGTCTGGTCATCGTCTCCAACGATCTCGCCTGGTTCACCGACGCCTTCCTGATCGCCCCGACCCTGCAGGCGGCGCTCGACGACTGGGATCGTTGCGAGCCTCTGCTGCGGGCCCTGGCCGAGAGCCTCGAGCACGAGGCCGTGCCGCGCGGCCGGTTCCACGAACGCGACGCCGCCGCTCCCCTGCCGCGCGCCTATCAGTGGGCGGACGGCTCGGCCTATGTGAATCACGTCGAACTGGTGCGGAAGGCGCGCGGGGCCGAGATGCCTGACACCTTCTGGACCGATCCCCTGATGTACCAGGGCGGCTCCGACCGGTTCCTCGGGGCCCGCGATGCCATCCCCCTGGCTGACGAGAGCTGGGGCTGCGACCTGGAGGCCGAGATCGTCGTCGTGACCGGCGACGTGCCCCAGGGCGTCACGCCCGAACATGCCCGCGCTCACATCCGGTTGGTCGGCCTCGTCAACGACGTGTCGCTGCGCAACCTGATCCCCGGCGAGCTCGCCAAGGGCTTCGGCTTCGTCCAGTCCAAGCCCGCCAGCGCCCTGTCCCCCGTCTTCGTCACGCCTGATGCGCTCGGCGACGCGTGGATGGACGGCAAGCTGCACGGGGCGCTGTCGGTCCAGCTGAACGGGGCCGAGTTCGGCCGCGCCGACGCCGGGGTGGACATGACCTTTGACTTCGGCGTGCTGATCGCCCACCTGGCCAGGACCCGCTCGCTGGTCGCCGGCTCGATCATCGGCTCGGGCACCGTGTCCAACAAGGGTGCAGACGGCGGTCCCGGCCAGCCGGTCGCCCAGGGCGGTCTCGGCTATTCCTGCATCGCCGAGGTCCGTACCGTCGAGACCATCGCCACCGGTGCCCCGGTCACGCCCTTCCTGAAACACGGCGACACCGTGCGGATCGAGATGCTGGACGGCCGCCACCACTCGATCTTCGGGGCCATCGAACAGGTCGTCGAACCGGTCTGA
- a CDS encoding esterase-like activity of phytase family protein, translating to MMRTAIRLVCAAALIGAAACAAVATSLTGPVAGQDTPIRLEARRVPLGIGGATLAPGVTWAGGLVLRGPGLHGLSDLKMEGDRAWVVSDFGQLIRFTLRLDDRGRLTSADGALARPLTGPDGSVLAPKANADSEGLAILADGRVLVAFERDHRIWSYGRNAVDRPVALASPETAFPDNAGMEGLAAAPDGGWLVLGEGGGAWVCHARCVAPGTAPVMPADGFRFTGADVDPAGGWFVVERYWSPPLTMAVRVRRLSADGVLSPPLIQLRPPASTDNFEGIAAVATPTGTRLYLLSDDNDNPLQKTLLLAFDVSR from the coding sequence ATGATGCGAACGGCGATCCGGCTGGTCTGCGCCGCGGCGCTGATCGGAGCTGCGGCGTGTGCGGCCGTGGCGACCAGCCTGACCGGGCCCGTCGCGGGGCAGGACACCCCCATCCGCCTCGAGGCGCGACGCGTGCCGCTGGGCATCGGGGGCGCGACCCTGGCGCCCGGCGTCACCTGGGCGGGCGGGCTGGTCCTGCGCGGCCCGGGCCTGCACGGTCTCTCCGATCTCAAGATGGAGGGCGACCGGGCCTGGGTCGTCAGCGACTTCGGCCAGCTGATCCGGTTCACCCTCCGCCTCGATGACCGGGGACGACTGACCTCGGCCGACGGCGCGCTGGCGAGGCCTCTGACGGGGCCGGACGGATCGGTCCTGGCTCCCAAGGCCAATGCGGACTCGGAGGGGCTGGCGATCCTTGCGGATGGGCGGGTGCTGGTCGCTTTCGAGCGGGATCATCGCATCTGGTCCTACGGCCGGAACGCGGTCGATCGTCCCGTGGCGCTGGCGAGCCCCGAGACGGCGTTTCCCGACAACGCGGGGATGGAAGGTCTGGCGGCGGCCCCCGACGGTGGCTGGCTGGTTCTGGGAGAAGGTGGCGGGGCCTGGGTCTGCCATGCGAGGTGCGTGGCGCCGGGGACTGCCCCTGTGATGCCGGCCGACGGCTTCCGCTTCACCGGGGCGGACGTGGATCCGGCGGGCGGCTGGTTCGTGGTCGAACGCTACTGGAGCCCGCCGCTGACCATGGCGGTCCGCGTCCGGAGGCTGTCGGCAGACGGCGTCCTGTCGCCTCCGCTGATCCAGCTGCGTCCGCCTGCCTCGACCGACAACTTCGAGGGCATCGCGGCGGTGGCGACGCCGACAGGGACGCGCCTGTATCTGCTCAGCGACGACAACGACAACCCGCTGCAGAAGACCCTTCTGCTGGCGTTCGATGTGAGCCGGTAG
- the cobT gene encoding cobaltochelatase subunit CobT encodes MPPADTPAEVFKRALAHAARALAEQSELEVVFGSEGPRLNGGVLTLPHPPRNPSDGDTANVRGQADRLALRLANHDPAVHATLRPLDSRAAEVFEAVEQARIEAHGSAALAGVRANMNAALLTRLEKMGALRVAQADRVPVAEAVALLLRERVTGQRSPDGAGAMLDLVREGLEAKAGGALDRLALTAGDQAAFGAALKDVLRDLDLDPGDGRGDEANDDPGEDEPPPQQPDESEDQDDEEDESGGEGGQSMDGASEDPTSEQDRDARPDGSPAQHEGDAADDGPDVSEGALPNRQDNADDGRVIDAYRVFTTAYDEVIDAADLCDPMELERLRSLLDQQLTILSSVVARLANKLQRRLMAQQNRSWAFDLEEGVLDTARLTRIITDPTSPLTFKAESESPFRDTVVTLLLDNSGSMRGRPIMVAAVCADILARTLERCGVKVEILGFTTRAWKGGQAREAWITAGKPPMPGRLNDLRHIIYKAADAPWRRAKKNLGLMMREGLLKENIDGEALTWAHDRLKARPEARQILMVISDGSPVDDSTQSANAALYLDKHLRAVIERIETQSPVELIAIGIGHDVTRWYRRAVTIVDVEQLGGVMIEKLAELFEAAPKDTGKRGRRLKRAA; translated from the coding sequence ATGCCCCCCGCCGACACCCCTGCCGAGGTCTTCAAGCGCGCGCTGGCCCATGCGGCGCGCGCGCTGGCGGAGCAGTCGGAGCTGGAGGTCGTGTTCGGATCGGAAGGCCCGCGCCTGAACGGGGGCGTCCTGACCCTGCCCCATCCGCCCCGCAATCCGTCGGATGGCGACACCGCCAATGTCCGGGGCCAGGCCGACCGGCTGGCCCTGCGGCTGGCCAATCACGACCCCGCGGTGCACGCCACCCTGCGCCCGCTGGACAGCCGGGCCGCCGAGGTGTTCGAGGCCGTCGAACAGGCCCGGATCGAGGCCCACGGCTCGGCGGCGCTGGCGGGCGTGCGCGCCAACATGAACGCGGCCCTGCTGACCCGGCTGGAGAAGATGGGCGCGCTGCGGGTCGCCCAGGCCGATCGCGTGCCGGTGGCCGAGGCCGTCGCCCTCCTGCTGCGCGAGCGGGTCACGGGCCAGCGCAGCCCGGACGGGGCCGGGGCCATGCTGGACCTGGTGCGCGAGGGTCTGGAGGCGAAGGCAGGCGGGGCCCTGGACCGGCTGGCCCTGACGGCCGGCGATCAGGCGGCCTTCGGGGCGGCGCTGAAGGACGTGCTGCGCGACCTCGATCTGGACCCCGGCGACGGGCGCGGCGACGAGGCCAACGACGATCCGGGCGAGGACGAGCCTCCGCCCCAGCAACCCGACGAGTCCGAGGACCAGGACGACGAGGAAGACGAAAGCGGCGGCGAGGGTGGCCAGTCGATGGACGGCGCGTCCGAAGACCCGACCTCCGAGCAGGACCGCGACGCCCGCCCTGACGGCTCCCCGGCCCAGCACGAGGGCGACGCCGCCGACGACGGCCCCGACGTGTCCGAAGGGGCTCTGCCGAACCGTCAGGACAACGCCGACGACGGCCGCGTGATCGACGCCTACCGGGTCTTCACCACCGCCTATGACGAGGTCATCGACGCCGCCGACCTGTGCGACCCGATGGAGCTGGAGCGACTGCGCTCGCTGCTGGACCAGCAGCTGACCATCCTGTCCTCCGTCGTCGCCCGCCTGGCCAACAAGCTACAGCGCCGGCTGATGGCGCAGCAGAACCGCAGCTGGGCTTTCGACCTCGAGGAGGGCGTGCTGGACACCGCGCGCCTGACCCGGATCATCACCGACCCGACCAGCCCCCTGACCTTCAAGGCCGAGTCAGAGAGCCCGTTCCGCGACACGGTCGTGACCCTGCTGCTGGACAACTCCGGCTCGATGCGCGGGCGGCCGATCATGGTCGCCGCCGTCTGTGCCGACATCCTGGCCCGGACTCTGGAGCGCTGCGGGGTCAAGGTCGAGATCCTGGGCTTCACCACCCGCGCCTGGAAGGGTGGACAGGCGCGCGAGGCCTGGATCACCGCAGGCAAGCCGCCCATGCCCGGCCGGCTGAACGACCTGCGCCACATCATCTACAAGGCGGCGGACGCCCCGTGGCGCCGGGCCAAGAAGAACCTCGGCCTGATGATGCGCGAGGGCCTGCTGAAGGAGAACATCGACGGCGAGGCCCTGACCTGGGCGCACGACCGGCTGAAGGCCCGGCCCGAGGCGCGGCAGATCCTGATGGTCATCTCCGACGGGTCGCCGGTCGACGATTCCACCCAGTCGGCCAATGCCGCGCTCTATCTGGACAAACATCTGCGGGCCGTCATCGAGCGGATCGAGACCCAGAGCCCCGTCGAGCTGATCGCCATCGGCATCGGCCATGACGTGACCCGCTGGTACCGCCGCGCCGTCACCATCGTCGACGTCGAACAGCTGGGCGGGGTGATGATCGAGAAGCTGGCCGAGCTGTTCGAGGCCGCGCCCAAGGATACCGGCAAGCGCGGACGACGGCTCAAACGGGCCGCATGA
- the yihA gene encoding ribosome biogenesis GTP-binding protein YihA/YsxC — translation MTEYTDEEIEAARVLFARPATFVMGAAKIEQLPEPDLPEIAFAGRSNVGKSSLINGLVGMHKLARASNEPGRTREVNFFDLDAKLRLVDLPGYGWAKASKSTVRQFQNLGRDYLRGRVTLKRVYLLIDARHGLKSVDTEALDALDLAAVSYQIVLTKADKIKAHERDTVQAATLKAISKRPAAFPAVAVTSAEKGLGLPELRAEIMRTTGAEL, via the coding sequence TTGACCGAGTATACCGACGAGGAGATCGAGGCCGCGCGCGTGCTGTTCGCGCGGCCCGCGACCTTCGTCATGGGGGCCGCCAAGATCGAGCAGCTGCCAGAACCGGATCTGCCCGAAATCGCCTTCGCGGGTCGTTCCAACGTCGGCAAGTCCAGCCTGATCAACGGGCTGGTAGGCATGCACAAGCTGGCGCGGGCGTCGAACGAGCCCGGCCGCACGCGCGAGGTCAACTTCTTCGACCTGGACGCCAAGCTGCGGCTGGTCGATCTCCCGGGCTACGGCTGGGCCAAGGCGTCGAAGTCGACCGTGCGCCAGTTCCAGAATCTGGGCCGCGACTACCTGCGTGGCCGCGTCACGCTGAAGCGGGTCTATCTGCTGATCGACGCCCGCCACGGGCTGAAATCGGTCGACACCGAGGCGCTGGACGCGCTCGATCTGGCCGCCGTCAGCTATCAGATCGTTCTGACCAAAGCCGACAAGATCAAGGCCCACGAGCGCGATACGGTCCAGGCCGCCACGCTGAAGGCCATCTCCAAACGCCCGGCCGCCTTCCCCGCGGTCGCCGTGACCTCGGCCGAAAAGGGCCTGGGCCTGCCCGAGTTGCGCGCCGAGATCATGCGCACGACGGGAGCAGAGCTCTAG
- the yidC gene encoding membrane protein insertase YidC, with amino-acid sequence MKNENTRNMVIFAVMTAIILIVYQIFVMGPQAEQRRAAQEAAAAQAQEQQAAAAGTPTAGIPASTGATGPVTFVTDRTKALGNVARIPVSTPTLQGSMSLQGGRIDDLFLKNYRQTIDPTSPYEELFRPQGMEHAYFAQFGWTGPNVPGGVPGANTVWRLTAGSTLTPATPVTLTWDNGQGLRFTRVLSVDDRYMFTVTDTVANLGTAPITIAPYGRVERQGVPPALGKTQILHEGGIGTFSKGDGYVTSQLKYGDWAKKPRQEHESTGGWLGITDKYWMAALIPPQDEAIQAEFRVTDAATYDIHEARMLGAARTIQPGRQVTEVQHLFAGAKRNEILADYEKQFDLPRFIYAIDWGFLFFLTRPIFLLVEFFYGLVGNFGVAILLLTLTIKLIMFPLANKSYESLSKMRKLQPLMEKIKEQNKDDPQAQQKATMELYQKEKINPLAGCLPILVQIPVFYALYKVLYVTIEMRHAPFFGWIRDLSAPDPTNIWTLFGLIPWDPSSAPLIGGLIGVHTGGGFTLALSVLAILYGFTMWLQQAMNPPAPDPVQRQIFAFMPIIFTFIMASFPAGLLVYWAWNNILSIAQQYFIMHRFGAENPIDDFIGKLKKAPA; translated from the coding sequence ATGAAGAACGAGAACACGCGCAACATGGTGATCTTCGCCGTGATGACGGCGATCATCCTGATTGTGTACCAGATCTTCGTGATGGGCCCGCAGGCCGAGCAGCGGAGGGCCGCGCAGGAGGCTGCCGCCGCCCAGGCCCAGGAACAGCAAGCCGCCGCGGCGGGCACGCCCACGGCGGGCATCCCGGCGTCCACCGGCGCGACCGGCCCGGTCACCTTCGTCACCGACCGCACCAAGGCCCTCGGCAACGTCGCGCGCATCCCGGTCTCGACGCCCACGCTGCAGGGTTCGATGTCGCTTCAGGGCGGGCGGATCGACGACCTGTTCCTGAAGAACTATCGCCAGACCATCGACCCGACCTCGCCCTATGAGGAGCTGTTCCGGCCGCAGGGCATGGAGCACGCCTATTTCGCCCAGTTCGGCTGGACCGGGCCGAACGTCCCCGGTGGCGTTCCGGGCGCCAACACCGTCTGGCGGCTGACGGCCGGATCGACCCTGACGCCGGCGACGCCGGTCACCCTGACCTGGGACAACGGTCAGGGCCTGCGCTTCACCCGCGTGCTGTCGGTCGATGACCGCTACATGTTCACCGTGACCGACACGGTCGCCAACCTGGGCACCGCCCCCATCACCATCGCCCCCTATGGCCGCGTCGAGCGCCAGGGCGTGCCGCCGGCGCTGGGCAAGACCCAGATCCTGCACGAGGGCGGCATCGGCACCTTCTCCAAGGGGGACGGATACGTCACCAGCCAGCTGAAGTACGGCGACTGGGCCAAGAAGCCGCGCCAGGAGCACGAGTCGACCGGCGGCTGGCTGGGCATCACCGACAAATACTGGATGGCGGCGCTGATCCCGCCGCAGGACGAGGCCATCCAGGCCGAGTTCCGCGTGACCGACGCCGCCACCTACGACATCCACGAGGCCCGGATGCTGGGTGCCGCCCGCACCATCCAGCCGGGCCGTCAGGTGACCGAGGTCCAGCACCTGTTCGCCGGGGCCAAGCGCAACGAAATCCTGGCCGACTACGAGAAGCAGTTCGACCTGCCGCGCTTCATCTATGCGATCGACTGGGGCTTCCTGTTCTTCCTGACGCGGCCGATCTTCCTGCTGGTCGAGTTCTTCTACGGCCTGGTCGGCAACTTCGGCGTGGCCATCCTGCTGCTGACGCTGACGATCAAGCTGATCATGTTCCCGCTGGCCAACAAGAGCTACGAGAGCCTGTCCAAGATGCGGAAACTCCAGCCGCTGATGGAGAAGATCAAGGAGCAGAACAAGGACGATCCGCAGGCCCAGCAGAAGGCCACGATGGAGCTGTACCAGAAGGAGAAGATCAATCCGCTGGCGGGCTGCCTGCCCATCCTGGTCCAGATCCCGGTCTTCTACGCCCTGTACAAGGTGCTCTACGTCACCATCGAGATGCGGCATGCGCCCTTCTTCGGCTGGATCCGCGACCTGTCGGCCCCCGATCCCACCAACATCTGGACCCTGTTCGGTCTGATCCCTTGGGATCCGTCCAGCGCGCCCCTGATCGGCGGGCTGATCGGGGTTCACACCGGTGGCGGCTTCACCCTGGCGCTGAGCGTCCTGGCCATCCTGTACGGCTTCACCATGTGGCTGCAGCAGGCCATGAACCCGCCCGCGCCCGATCCGGTCCAGCGTCAGATCTTCGCCTTCATGCCGATCATCTTCACCTTCATCATGGCCAGTTTCCCGGCCGGTCTGCTGGTCTACTGGGCGTGGAACAACATCCTGTCGATCGCCCAGCAGTATTTCATCATGCACCGCTTCGGGGCCGAGAACCCGATCGACGACTTCATCGGCAAGCTGAAGAAGGCTCCGGCTTGA
- the rnpA gene encoding ribonuclease P protein component produces MTDTPKIQRLTKRPQFLAAAKGVSLARGAVVVQRLERNDGDPAIGVGFTATRKVGGAVDRNRCKRRLREAARAMVPLHGLPGSDYVLIARQGTADRSWDRLLDDVKSALTRLATTPGPGRSGKADDGPTTPDTPPQDP; encoded by the coding sequence ATGACAGACACCCCCAAGATCCAGCGCCTGACCAAACGGCCCCAGTTCCTGGCGGCCGCGAAGGGCGTTTCGCTGGCGCGGGGCGCGGTGGTGGTTCAGCGGCTGGAGCGGAACGACGGGGATCCGGCCATCGGGGTCGGGTTCACGGCGACGCGAAAGGTCGGCGGGGCGGTCGATCGAAACCGCTGCAAGCGTCGGCTGAGAGAAGCCGCGCGGGCCATGGTACCCCTGCACGGACTGCCCGGCAGCGACTATGTGCTGATCGCACGGCAGGGCACGGCCGACCGGTCCTGGGACCGTTTGCTTGACGATGTGAAATCGGCGCTTACAAGGCTGGCGACCACCCCCGGCCCCGGCCGGTCCGGCAAGGCCGACGACGGCCCGACGACCCCCGATACGCCCCCTCAGGACCCCTGA